Proteins from one Elgaria multicarinata webbii isolate HBS135686 ecotype San Diego chromosome 3, rElgMul1.1.pri, whole genome shotgun sequence genomic window:
- the HNRNPA0 gene encoding heterogeneous nuclear ribonucleoprotein A0, giving the protein MENSQLCKLFIGGLNVQTTEAGLREYFEAYGTLTDCVVVLNPQTKRSRCFGFVTYSAVEEADAAMAASPHAVDGNAVELKRAVSREDSARPGAHAKVKKLFVGGLKGDLGENDLVEHFSQFGPVEKAEIISNKQSGKKRGFGFIYFQNHDAADKAAVVKFHPIQGHRVEVKKAVPKEDIQAGGGGSSRSSWGGRGRGRGGGGGGGGNRDHNGLSKGGGGGYNSYGGYGGGGGGGYGSYGGGSYGGGASGGDYGNGYGGFGSYSQHQSSYGPMKSGGAGGGGGGGWGPRSNSGPYRGGYGGGGYGGSF; this is encoded by the coding sequence ATGGAGAACTCCCAGCTGTGTAAGCTGTTCATTGGCGGCCTGAATGTGCAGACGACGGAAGCTGGGCTTCGAGAATACTTCGAGGCCTACGGGACCCTGACCGACTGTGTGGTTGTGCTCAACCCGCAGACCAAGCGTTCCCGATGCTTCGGCTTCGTCACCTATTCGGCCGTGGAGGAGGCCGACGCCGCGATGGCCGCCTCTCCGCACGCTGTGGACGGCAACGCGGTGGAGCTGAAGCGGGCCGTCTCCCGCGAGGACTCTGCCCGGCCCGGGGCTCACGCGAAAGTGAAGAAGCTCTTCGTCGGAGGCCTCAAGGGGGACTTGGGCGAGAACGACCTGGTGGAGCACTTCAGCCAGTTCGGCCCCGTGGAGAAGGCCGAAATCATCTCCAACAAGCAGAGCGGCAAGAAGCGGGGCTTCGGCTTCATCTACTTCCAGAACCATGACGCCGCGGACAAGGCCGCCGTCGTCAAGTTCCACCCCATTCAGGGCCACCGCGTGGAGGTCAAGAAGGCCGTGCCTAAGGAAGACATCCAGGCAGGAGGTGGGGGCTCTTCCAGGTCGAGCTGGGGCGGccggggaagaggaagaggcggtggcggaggaggcggcggcaaccGGGACCACAACGGTCTCTccaaaggcggcggcggcggctataACAGTTACGGAGGctacggcggcggcggcggcgggggctaTGGATCGTACGGCGGAGGGTCCTACGGTGGAGGTGCCAGCGGCGGTGATTATGGCAATGGGTACGGCGGCTTCGGCAGCTACAGCCAGCATCAGTCCTCCTACGGCCCCATGAAGAGCGGAGGCGCGGGTGGTGGAGGGGGCGGCGGCTGGGGCCCGCGCAGTAACAGTGGACCATACAGAGGCGGTTATGGTGGGGGAGGTTACGGAGGCTCCTTCTAA